The following proteins come from a genomic window of Solea solea chromosome 3, fSolSol10.1, whole genome shotgun sequence:
- the trmu gene encoding mitochondrial tRNA-specific 2-thiouridylase 1 — protein MGFARHVVCAMSGGVDSSVAALLLKRRGFSVTGVFMKNWDSLDESGVCSTEKDCEDAHKVCRILEIPFHQVSYVKEYWHEVFSNLLKEYEKGRTPNPDILCNKHIKFNHFHKYAINTLGADAMATGHYARTSQEDEEVFQHTHAVSSTTPFRDRFEIRNPVRMLKGADLLKDQTFFLSQVSQDALRQTMFPLAGLTKDFVKKIAAHAGFHHVLKKKESMGICFIGERNFENFILEYLEPKPGNLVSIEDGTVKGKHKGWFTLTLGQRARIGGQKDAWFVVDKDITTGDVFVAPTTNHASLFRDTMRTDRFHWLTVDPPPELVKTQMMDCHFRFIHQMPLTPCTVTLNMDGSLWISLSQSIRALTPGQFAVLYKGDECLGSGKIIQLGPSEYTIQQGRAQLMAVAQQKEQPTPEPSS, from the exons ATGGGTTTCGCGAGGCACGTCGTGTGCGCCATGTCTGGCGGCGTGGACAGCTCTGTCGCCGCATTGTTACTGAAGAGGAGAG GTTTTAGTGTAACAGGGGTGTTCATGAAGAACTGGGACTCTCTGGATGAGAGTGGGGTGTGCAGTACAGAGAAGGACTGTGAGGACGCACACAAAGTGTGTCGGATCTTAGAAATCCCCTTCCATCAAGTGTCTTATGTTAAAGAGTACTGGCATGAAGTTTTCAG TAATCTGTTGAAGGAGTATGAGAAGGGCAGAACACCAAACCCAGATATACTATGCAACAAGCACATCAAATTTAACCATTTTCACAAGTATGCCATCAACACTCTGG GTGCCGATGCCATGGCAACAGGCCACTATGCCAGGACATCACAGGAAGACGAGGAGGTTTTCCAGCATACTCACGCAGTGTCATCTACCACACCCTTCAGAGATCGATTTGAGATCAGAAATC CGGTGAGGATGCTCAAAGGAGCAGACCTCCTCAAAGACCAAACCTTCTTCCTCAGTCAAGTTTCCCAGGATGCCTTGCGGCAAACCATGTTCCCGCTTGCTGGCCTCACCAAGGACTTTGTGAAAAAGATCGCTGCTCATGCTGGGTTTCACCATGttctgaagaagaaagag AGCATGGGTATTTGCTTCATTGGTGAGAGAAATTTTGAGAATTTCATTTTGGAG tatcTAGAGCCTAAACCAGGGAACCTTGTCTCAATAGAGGACGGGACAGTAAAGGGAAAACACAAAG GCTGGTTCACTCTGACACTGGGCCAGAGGGCGAGGATAGGTGGGCAAAAAGATGCCTGGTTTGTTGTGGATAAAGATATTACAACAGGAGACGTTTTTGTG GCTCCAACAACTAATCATGCATCTCTGTTTCGGGACACGATGCGGACTGACCGCTTCCACTGGCTGACAGTGGATCCTCCTCCTGAACTCGTCAAGACCCAGATGATGGATTGTCACTTCCGCTTTATCCACCAGATGCCGCTCA CTCCCTGCACAGTAACTCTGAACATGGATGGCTCTCTGTGGATCTCCCTCTCACAGTCGATCAGAGCTCTGACGCCTGGACAG TTTGCTGTGCTCTATAAAGGGGACGAGTGTCTGGGCAGTGGGAAGATCATACAGCTGGGGCCGAGTGAATACACAATCCAGCAGGGCAGAGCGCAGTTGATGGCAGTGGCACAGCAGAAGGAGCAGCCAACCCCAGAACCGTCCAGCTGA
- the srr gene encoding phenylserine dehydratase isoform X1, whose translation MESELAKKIMGEATADAVTLDLLREARETVRSSPLGVINTPMIPWCQTTLPLNVNCTIHIKLENMQTTGSFKIRGVANQFARRPKGGHFVTMSAGNYGKSFAYASKHYGSKGKVVMPETAPMSRSILIQRFGVEVERVPTTSLMNVVNRCVQEENMTFLHSYDDLDLIAGHASLGFEVLEVNREPDVVVVCCGGGGLLAGVAAGIKLSGCSKTRIYGVEPGGACTMYKSFIEKKPVGMDTKSIASGLAPPFAGRLPYELCQRYVEAIVLVNDDDIKAAVSSLYRAGLVVEPSGSAAFAAIVNNKIPDLEGKSVVCILSGGNIGKDELTNFPD comes from the exons ATGGAGTCTGAACTTGCCAAAAAG ATCATGGGTGAAGCGACCGCAGATGCCGTCACCTTGGATCTGCTGAGAGAAGCAAGGGAGACAGTGAGGAGCAGCCCTCTGGGTGTCATCAACACTCCCATGATTCCCTGGTGCCAGACCACACTGCCTCTCAATGTCAATTGCACCATCCACATCAAACTGGAAAACATGCAGACGACTG GTTCTTTTAAGATCAGAGGGGTGGCCAATCAGTTTGCCAGGAGACCAAAGGGAGGTCATTTTGTCACCATGTCTGCTGGGAATTATGGGAAGTCATTTGCATATGCTTCAAAACACTACGGGTCAAAGGGCAAAGTGGTGATGCCTGAAACTGCCCCAATGTCCAGATCCATCCTCATACAG CGCTTTGGGGTGGAGGTGGAGCGAGTTCCCACCACCAGTCTGATGAATGTGGTGAACCGATGCGTTCAGGAGGAAAACATGACATTCCTGCACTCGTATGATGACCTGGATTTAATAGCAGGACATGCCAG TCTTGGTTTCGAGGTGCTGGAGGTGAACCGTGAGCCTGATGTTGTGGTGGTGTGTTGTGGTGGAGGGGGGCTGCTGGCCGGCGTAGCTGCGGGCATCAAACTGTCTGGCTGCAGTAAGACCAGGATCTACGGTGTAGAACCAGGAGGAG CCTGCACCATGTACAAAAGCTTCATTGAAAAGAAACCTGTTGGCATGGACACCAAGAGCATCGCCTCAGGTCTCGCTCCACCTTTTGCAG GCAGGCTGCCCTACGAGTTGTGCCAGCGCTACGTGGAGGCGATTGTCCTGGTGaatgatgacgacatcaaagcGGCGGTGTCCTCTCTCTACAGGGCGGGACTCGTGGTGGAGCCATCAGGCTCTGCTGCCTTTGCTGCAATTGTTAACAACAAGATACCCGATCTGGAAGGGAAGAGTGTTGTGTGCATCCTCAGTGGAGGAAACATTGGAAAGGACGAGCTCACCAACTTCCCAGACTGA
- the tprkb gene encoding EKC/KEOPS complex subunit TPRKB, which produces MHLTQKLELFPDQRVTQTLFKEVKNAAELRQSAVEGKINGALINPTMLVDPFQVMVAANKAVHFQKTGKMKTRSLYSEIIFNLSPTNNISEAFKRFGISDADDSVMIVVVHDKNETQQDIAAKVDGRQVPVEDVSSLSDPAKIKKLYKITPQEEKCGTLLDAVVCRMATKDVM; this is translated from the exons atgcatCTAACGCAGAAACTGGAACTCTTCCCCGACCAAAGAGTGACTCAGACTCTTTTCAAAGAGGTGAAAAATGCAGCAGAGTTGAGACAAAGTGCTGTGGAGGGCAAAATAAATGGGGCTTTGATCAACCCTACAATG CTGGTGGACCCCTTTCAAGTGATGGTCGCTGCCAACAAAGCTGTTCACTTCCAGAAAACCGGGAAAATGAAGACGAGAAGTCTTTACTCAGAGATTATTTTCAACCTGTCGCCTACTAATAAT ATCTCGGAGGCTTTCAAGAGGTTTGGGATCTCAGATGCAGACGACTCTGTAATGATCGTCGTGGTTCATGACAAAAACGAGACGCAGCAAGATATCGCAGCCAAGGTGGATGGACGTCAGGTTCCTGTGGAAGACGTTTCCTCACTGTCAGACCCTGCAAAGATCAAAAAG CTGTATAAAATCACTCCCCAGGAAGAAAAGTGTGGGACGCTACTGGATGCAGTTGTTTGCAGAATGGCCACTAAAGACGTCATGTAG
- the alg10 gene encoding dol-P-Glc:Glc(2)Man(9)GlcNAc(2)-PP-Dol alpha-1,2-glucosyltransferase: MDKFEGYIFTALCSVNFLASCLLFSRVTREQREPYMDEIFHVPQAQKYCHGKFNEWDPMITTLPGLYLISVGVIKPVAWLFDLTGEMACSTAMLRFINVLFNCGNFYLIYLLICKLHLREKTRTSSRRLLSALSLSTFPVLYFFNFLYYTDAGSTFFILFTYLMTLYGCHKASAFLGVCSVLFRQSNIIWVAFCAGTLVAAKMDEAWKVEHTKKRDEKSPPSQVPLSFSGVKKITLFMLEFITSPGHVKAVLLVTWPYAVVGIGFLVFVLLNDGIVVGDRTSHEACPNFPQLFYFFCFTLFFSGPVSLCYHRVLRFLQALKKQPLLFLLVTGVCLLLVWKFTFIHKYLLADNRHYPFYVWKNIYQRHKLIPFLLIPVYVFAGWNFLDSFKSRSLFWSLAFVVCLLAAMVPQKLLEFRYFIVPYLMYRLHMPLPSLPRLIAEFLLYIVVNAATIYIFLSKTFLWPDSTATQRFMW, from the exons ATGGATAAATTTGAAGGCTACATCTTCACTGCTCTCTGCAGTGTCAACTTTTTAGCCTCGTGTCTGTTGTTCTCCAGAGTCACCCGAGAGCAGAGGGAACCGTACATGGACGAGATTTTCCATGTCCCGCAAGCTCAGAAATACTGTCATGGAAAATTCAacgag TGGGACCCAATGATCACCACACTGCCAGGTCTTTACCTCATCTCTGTTGGAGTCATCAAGCCCGTGGCGTGGCTCTTTGACCTCACAGGTGAGATGGCATGTTCCACGGCCATGCTGCGATTCATCAACGTGCTCTTCAACTGTGGAAACTTCTACCTGATCTATCTGCTCATCTGTAAGCTGCACCTCAGAGAGAAG ACACGAACGTCCTCACGCCGTCTGCTATCAGCGCTGTCTCTGTCCACCTTCCCTGTGCTATATTTCTTCAACTTCCTCTACTACACTGACGCCGGATCTACTTTTTTCATCCTCTTCACATACCTCATGACTCTCTATGGCTGCCACAAGGCCTCAGCTTTCCTGGGTGTCTGCTCCGTGCTCTTCCGCCAGTCTAACATCATCTGGGTGGCCTTCTGTGCAGGCACGTTGGTGGCCGCCAAAATGGATGAAGCCTGGAAGGTGGAGCACACGAAAAAGAGGGATGAGAAATCTCCACCATCTCAAGTTCCTCTGTCATTCAGTGGAGTTAAGAAAATAACACTGTTCATGCTGGAGTTCATCACCTCCCCAGGTCATGTGAAGGCAGTGCTACTGGTGACCTGGCCGTATGCAGTGGTTGGCATTGGTTtccttgtgtttgtgctgctgaaTGATGGAATTGTGGTGGGCGACAGGACGAGTCACGAGGCTTGCCCAAACTTCCCTCAACTCTTCTACTTCTTCTGCTTCACCCTTTTTTTCTCCGGCCCCGTCTCACTTTGTTACCACCGTGTCCTCCGCTTCCTGCAGGCTCTGAAAAAGCAGCCTTTGCTCTTTCTCTTGGTCACTGGCGTCTGCTTGCTCTTGGTGTGGAAGTTCACTTTCATTCACAAATATCTCCTGGCAGACAACCGCCATTATCCTTTCTATGTGTGGAAAAATATTTACCAGAGGCACAAGTTGATTCCTTTCCTCCTCATCCCAGTGTACGTGTTTGCTGGGTGGAATTTCCTCGACTCCTTCAAGTCACGCTCGCTGTTCTGGAGTTTGGCTTTCGTGGTTTGTCTCCTGGCAGCCATGGTCCCCCAGAAGCTGCTGGAGTTCAGGTACTTTATTGTTCCCTACCTGATGTACCGCCTGCACATGCCTCTGCCTTCACTTCCCAGACTCATTGCAGAGTTTCTTCTCTACATTGTGGTCAATGCCGCCACAATTTACATTTTCCTCTCCAAGACTTTCCTCTGGCCCGACAGCACAGCCACACAGAGGTTCATGTGGTGA
- the srr gene encoding phenylserine dehydratase isoform X2 → MGEATADAVTLDLLREARETVRSSPLGVINTPMIPWCQTTLPLNVNCTIHIKLENMQTTGSFKIRGVANQFARRPKGGHFVTMSAGNYGKSFAYASKHYGSKGKVVMPETAPMSRSILIQRFGVEVERVPTTSLMNVVNRCVQEENMTFLHSYDDLDLIAGHASLGFEVLEVNREPDVVVVCCGGGGLLAGVAAGIKLSGCSKTRIYGVEPGGACTMYKSFIEKKPVGMDTKSIASGLAPPFAGRLPYELCQRYVEAIVLVNDDDIKAAVSSLYRAGLVVEPSGSAAFAAIVNNKIPDLEGKSVVCILSGGNIGKDELTNFPD, encoded by the exons ATGGGTGAAGCGACCGCAGATGCCGTCACCTTGGATCTGCTGAGAGAAGCAAGGGAGACAGTGAGGAGCAGCCCTCTGGGTGTCATCAACACTCCCATGATTCCCTGGTGCCAGACCACACTGCCTCTCAATGTCAATTGCACCATCCACATCAAACTGGAAAACATGCAGACGACTG GTTCTTTTAAGATCAGAGGGGTGGCCAATCAGTTTGCCAGGAGACCAAAGGGAGGTCATTTTGTCACCATGTCTGCTGGGAATTATGGGAAGTCATTTGCATATGCTTCAAAACACTACGGGTCAAAGGGCAAAGTGGTGATGCCTGAAACTGCCCCAATGTCCAGATCCATCCTCATACAG CGCTTTGGGGTGGAGGTGGAGCGAGTTCCCACCACCAGTCTGATGAATGTGGTGAACCGATGCGTTCAGGAGGAAAACATGACATTCCTGCACTCGTATGATGACCTGGATTTAATAGCAGGACATGCCAG TCTTGGTTTCGAGGTGCTGGAGGTGAACCGTGAGCCTGATGTTGTGGTGGTGTGTTGTGGTGGAGGGGGGCTGCTGGCCGGCGTAGCTGCGGGCATCAAACTGTCTGGCTGCAGTAAGACCAGGATCTACGGTGTAGAACCAGGAGGAG CCTGCACCATGTACAAAAGCTTCATTGAAAAGAAACCTGTTGGCATGGACACCAAGAGCATCGCCTCAGGTCTCGCTCCACCTTTTGCAG GCAGGCTGCCCTACGAGTTGTGCCAGCGCTACGTGGAGGCGATTGTCCTGGTGaatgatgacgacatcaaagcGGCGGTGTCCTCTCTCTACAGGGCGGGACTCGTGGTGGAGCCATCAGGCTCTGCTGCCTTTGCTGCAATTGTTAACAACAAGATACCCGATCTGGAAGGGAAGAGTGTTGTGTGCATCCTCAGTGGAGGAAACATTGGAAAGGACGAGCTCACCAACTTCCCAGACTGA